TAAATAAAATATCACTTGAAGGCACTATGATTTGCCAAAGTTTTTTTAGCGCATTTAAAGATAATAAACACTCATAAACAAGGCGCGGAACCGGCTTTTCCATCGGCTCACGCATATTATCAAACCCAGTTTTCCTCAGTAAAACAGAAAGATAGAATCTACCGTCAACCTCATAACTAGCGCTTTTATCCAGATCAACCAGTTCATTTCTGCGACAACTAGTCAGGACACCGATCAAGCAGAAGCAGACGGCCGTATGAAGCCTCAACAAGAAAATCGAGAATGGAAACTGAGTTCTAATTTTTGCCTCAGAGATAAGAGGATCCACCTGCATTCGTCTGTAAGCATCAAAAGCAGAGACCAGTCCATCTGGAATCGGAACAATTTCTTCTGATATGGATAACGCCGTAAACACTGAAACATTCGACTCATCCATTATCGACCGTGAAAGAGGAACAACTTCATTGCAGTAATAGTTGAGTGCCGGATACGTATCAATCATCCATTTGCCGCAACCGAACATAAGACTTCTTCCCGTAGAAAGAGGCAAGGTTCTTGTTCTACCGTTTCCTCCGATGCGGAAAGGCCGCACAATATCCGATATTAAATAAGGATTACCTATTTCTACATGCGATTGAATAGGCAGAGAAGATAGCAGTTCACAGAAATTAACCATCCAGTTTGATAGAGCAGTTGTGGCTCTTGATGCCCCGTTCTCGCTGGACTTACCTCCAGCCTCACAATCAAACCCATGCGTCAAGTATCTTCTGAACTCGGTAGATTGAGATAACCGTTTGTAGTCAACCCCCAAAGCAGCCGCAGCGAAGCGCAAATTTAGATTACCGTTACCATCCAGTGCTCCTAGTTTTCCCAAATGCTCGGAAAGTGATATTGGCTCAATTCCATCCTTGGAATTTGCTAGATAATCTTCCCAGCGCTGTATGAAAGCCCCTGTTCCACTAACACCTCCTACCTCTGCCACTCCAAGAAACTCAACTACGTCATCCACCCCAAAAATAGAAAACCCCTCTTCAGAAAACTTGTTTCCATATCGAACAGCAAGAAACTCAGCTAGCCACAACAGATATAAATGAAAGTGAAGAATGCCTCTTAACGATCTAGCGACTTTAAGAGCTCCATCATAGGCGCACACCACTATCATTTTTGCCTGTTCCAAAGGAACCGCATAAACAGGGCTTGTGAAGCTTCCGCTTGGCAAAAGCCTGTTCCAATTTAGACGAACACCACCTTTAATGGTGCCGTCTACATTCCGAACAACCACCCCTGAGTCTACGACCCATGTAGAACTTTCCAGCTCATTAAGAAGCCATGCAGGTCTGTATATATGATTTATTTTTCTAGTTGTTCGATCAAAAAAATCAATGACTCCGACCGGTAATTTGTGTCGACTCATCACCCCACCTCTGGCAGGATAACCATAGCCGACATCGCTTCTTTCTTCAAAAGCGCCTTCTTGACAAGATTACTTAAATCGCTCATTGATAACGGAAGTGGTGCCATAACTGCGTCAATGAAGTCCATCCAAAATTTCGGTGTGATGCCAGTAAGACTGTCTGGCCTATTTAGGAAGGTTGGGGTTGCTTTGTCGAGAGCATCCCGATAAAGCATTGCAACCGCAAGCGATTCAGGATCATTAGATATGACGAGTCTGGACAAGGTGGCAAAATCAAAGGTTAGCTTTTCGGATGTTTCCCTTCTTTGCGCTTCCAATTCACTTTCAAACAAATAATTATCGATGGACTTAAGAAATTCATGTAATTGTTCCACTGTTCTAAAGTCCGAAATCTTCAGCATTTCGCTTTCTTCATCCATCGCTGAAGTGATTAGTAGATTCTGATGCCTACGGATCTGCCGCTCAAAAATTGCACGCTGCAGCGCAAGCGGAATATAATTATTAATAGTAGTTTTAATGTGCTTATGGCCAAATGCCTTAGCTGTAGCAACCAAGTCGCCATTAGTATTAAGATATGTCGCCACACCCACATTTACACGAATTGCCTTATAGTTGATCTTATCTCTCCACGGCATGAGCACCGGGTGTCTATCTACAAATGAATACGCCCTTGTACTAAACTCTTCCTTACCTGTCGAACGCCAAATTGGATTCATATAAAGCGCTCCTACCAACGCCTTCTCAGAAAAGGACTTCAAGTCATAGTTCAAAGAGCTTATTCCCACCCAAAGATTAGAAGCCTCCTCGTTTCGCCCCTGCTTTCTCAACTCTTCTCGGATAGGGGCAGTCCACTCCATTACTTTCGAAATAACGTCTCTCGCCAAGTCACTCAATATTTCTGATTTCTGCTCCCTAGCTCTCGGCTTTTTAACCGTAAGGCGCAAATTATTTCCATCGGCAGACGACAGGAGGATTGCGAATCCATCCGCGTCTTCAATTTTGGCTCTGTACAATGAAGTCGAATTGAACTTTGGATGCTCTATCATTATCAAGAGCATGCAAACTGCCGCAGCCTCGCTATTCATTAATCCTAAATACGGGATGAGCTTATTCTTTCCGTATTTAGCAACATATTGCCAATGAGAATTTCCGCTGTTTGATACCGGCCTTCTGTCACTCGACTTGAATTTTCGATGAGGCTTAGGGATCCCCCCCATCTCATGATGAACAACAGAAAGTAGGTTTCCAAGCAAGTTAGGATGTCCACCGTCTGCCTCAAAGTAATGGCGCCTAGTGGAAAAATCAAAATACCTCATAAGCCACGGATTCTCTTTCATAGCCGTCAGATAACCACAGCCGGTATTCTTTATCAGCGCATCTCCTTCTGCCTGTTTCGACTTTAGTAGATTAAAGTCCTCTAGCGCGCACGACTTAATTGTATCCAGCACACGATTTATTCTAGCAGTGTACTCGGTCAGGTACCTTTCATCAGAAGCAGTTAAAGATATTGACTCAAAAAGATCGTCATTGTATGAGTTTTTATCCGGTCTAAATGATTTCGGCACCGAAACAACCGCAGCACCATCAACCACTGATTGCCTTTCAGTTAATATTTCTGATTTTCCTGGAGCTCGAACGTATGCACCTATAGTGATATTGGGGATAACTTCTGCAACTACTAGAATCTCAATTAGTCTTACGAAAGATATCCACTTATTTGAGGTCGTTGTGAGGGCCAACCCCTTTTCTGTCTCATCGGTATAAAAGCTTCTCCGAAGCTCAGATAGTTGAAGTTTGAAGTCATCCGCATCTGTATCCTTAGGTTTTTTCCAGCCTCTCTTTCTATGCATCATTGCCCAATACTGGAGAATACGCCGTATAGCGTATGTAGGGGCCGCACTTGTGTAGCGTCTAGAGAAGCGCGAAATGCCTTTCAAAAAGGGATCTGCATCCTCACCCAACCACTCAGTCAGGAAGTCAAAGCTGACGACCGTAAATCCTGACTGGCGGCCATCGTTCCTGACCTTCAGTTCTAGCCCAGACTTCTTTTTCCCTGATGAAGCTTTTCCCTTGGTGGAGCGTGCGCGCTTAGCCATTTTTGCTCTCTAGCAGCTGAGTTTCGGGCGCATGCTCCACGACGGTTCTATTTCCCTCAATAGGGTTTGCTAACAAAAGCTCCACATGAACCCCTGCCCCTGTGGCTACCTGGGCGAACCCAGTGGCCGCTGCCGCTGTACCCCGGAGCAGGTCCAGCGCTATCGCAACAAACTCTCGGGGCCGTTGCTCGATCGTATCGACCTGCACCTGACCGTGGCCCGGGAAAGCACCGCGCTCAACCCCCAGCCGCAGGCTGGGGATAACACCGCGCAGGCCGCGGCCCAGGTGGCGCGCGCCAGGGAGCGCCAGCAACGGCGCCAGGGCTGTGCCAATGCCTTTCTCGACCTGCCGGGCCTGCGCCGGCATTGCAAGTTATCCACAGATGACGAGCGCTGGCTGGAAGCCGCCAGCGAACGCCTGACCCTGTCGCTGCGCGCCGCCCACCGCCTGCTCAAGGTCGCCCGGACCCTGGCGGACCTGGAGCAGGCCGAGCGGATCAGCCGCCAGCACCTGGCCGAAGCGCTGCAATACCGGCCGGCCGTGAGTTGAGCAGGGTCACTCCTTGCTCAGGTCCACCAACGGGGTCGGCCGCACTTCGGTTTGCCGGCCGTCCTGGATCCGCTCGATGGCGGCCAGGGTTTTATCCACAGCCGCCTTGTCGGCCAGCAGGTGGTAGCGGATCTGGAACTGCCGCTGCTCCTTGGCGCCGATGGTCGGCACCAGGTTCAACGGGCGCTGGTAGCGGCGGTTATAGGAAAAGCTGGTGCCGGGTTCCAGGCCGGTCACATAGCCCTGGCCCCGGGTGTCGGTGTTTTTCCACAGGGAGAACACCGGCAGTTGCCGGGTATTGAAGCTCACCGCCACGCCGAGGTTGCCGGCCTTGTTGTGCAACGCCGTCAAGGTCTCGCCATTGGCATCGGCATAGGGCACCACGTTGTACACGGTCTCGTCGTAGTCCCGCGTCGGGCCGCGATAGGTCTGCCAGGTCGCGAGATCGGCCTTGGCCTTGTCATTGAAGGGCGATACCTGGCGCACCGGCGCCGCGAATTTCGCGCCCTCTTCAAGGAATGGCGTACTGAAATTACTGTGGTACAGCACCTGGTATTCCTTCGGATAGTCACCGTTGTTGGTCAGGGTGTCGTTCAAGGCAAAACCGCTGCTGCCCGGTTCGGTCACCAGCTCGGTGGCCACCGAGAAGTCGACCTTCTTGAACGCCTGCTCCTTGAGCTCGCCGCGCAGGCTGATGGCGTAGGGCGGTTGCTCATCGATATGCAGGGTGACCTTGCTCGCCGGAATGTTCGCCGCGCGGCCGTGCAACGTCAGCAGCTCGCCGTTATCCAGGCCGGGGTGCCCGACCCATTCGTAGCCGCAGCGGGTCACCAGTTCGTTGAAGCCCTCCAGCCAACCCAGGCCGCCACGGCCATTGAGCTCGATGAAGGCCGGGTTGACCACCTCCTTGACCGGCGAATCCCAGCCCAGGCGAACCTCGCCGACAGAGGCCTGCAAGACATTCATGCCACGGGTCGGCACCACCGAGAGCTTCATCGCGCCGTTGTCGATATCGACAATGCTCACCCCTTCCTGGCGTCCGCCATGCAGGGTGCGCAGGCTGACCGAGAACGGCTGGGCGGGCTTCACCCCCAACTGCGCACTGGTGATGTGGAAATCCTGGGCGGCCTTGTCGGTATCGAGCAGGACATAGTCCCAGGCCATGGCGTGGGAAGCGGCGGTGAATGCAGAGAGAGCGACCAGCAGTCGGAGCGGAGTCATGGGCTTAGCCTTTATTGGAGTTGTGCGGTTTTTATAGCGCTAGTGAAACGATTCAGCAAGTTCCGAAACAAACACCTCTGCCAACCCCTGAGCGCGCGGTTTGTCTGCTTCTCCGTCAAACCACTGCACACGCCCGCCAACCCATGACACACTCGCCGGCGCTCCCCCGATGTCACGTTGACGACGACATCATTATGACATTAAGGTCGCCAGCTAATTGAGGGAGCAATACAGACACCCTGTCTGGCATTTTTTGCGCGAATGAGCATATGGAGTCTGAATGCGCGGGGCACTATTACGCAGCGGTAAAAGCGGGTCATTCACAGCCCTGGGCGAAACAGGTCAGCCGGTCTACCGGGCAGCCCTGCAACTGCGCGAAGCCATTCGCCGCAAGAACCCCGACATGGTCGACCACCTGGCCATTCCGCAAAGCGACGAGCTGGGCAACCAGATCGACTGGTACAGCGGCATGCCCGGCGATGTCATCCCCTGGAGCAGCGCCACCGAAGAGGAGCGCGCTCCTGCCCGCGTCCAGCTCGCGGCCCTGAAAACCGCGCTCGAAGAACTGAGCCAGCGCTTCCTCGGCAGCGATCCCGCCGAGCAGCAAGGCGACAAGGCGGTCTTCGGCAAGCTGCTCAAGCGCGTTATCCATTTCCCCGACGAAAACTTCGTCTACCTGGTGAACGGCAAACCGGTGCTGACCTTCTGGGGTTTCGAGCACGCCGACGCCGATCGTAATCGCGACCCGCTGCACAGCCTGCAAGCGCCTGCCCCAGCTGCGCCGATTACCCCCGTTGCCCCGCCCCTGGCCGCCGCGGCTGCCGTAGCAGCGCCCGTCGTCGCTCGCCCCTGGTGGCGGCGCTGGTGGTGGCTGCTGCCGTTGCTCCTGCTGCTTCTGCTCCTGCTTCTGTTCGGCCTGCGCGGCTGCATCCCGGGCGTGCCGCTGGTGACATTACCGGTGCTCGGCACCCAGCCCGCAGAACCTGTGGTCGAGGCGCCCCTGGACACCACCGTCGTGCCCACGGTCAACGGCGTGGTCACGCCCGGCACGGCCGTGGTCGGCAGCGGCGCCAACCTGGGCACCACCGAGGTGCCAGTCACCGGTGAGACGCACGAGGCCGCGACGCCGGCCGACATCAAGGTCGATCCAGAGGCCCCGTCGAGCGTACAAACGCCGAACGACCCGGCACAGGACTCCACCGCCACGCCACCCGAAACCCCGCCGGCCACACCTGAAACGCCGGCCGAGACGCCAACCCAACCCCCGGCGCTAACGCCGCCAGGGCCTGCCTTGAGCATTCCGGCCAACAGCGCCGACGGCGTGGCCGACTTCCTCAACGGCCAGTTCCGTGCGGGCGCCGGTATCCAGGATCGTCGCACCGGCAAGCCGCTGCGCCTGGAATACCAGTTCAAGGACGGCAAGGGCCAGGTCACCGTGCGCCGCGCCAATGGCGTCAACTGCACCGGCCCGGTCACCGCGGCCATGAATAAAGGCAGCCTGTCCATCGACAGCCAGGGCCAGGCCGTCTGTGGCGACGGCAGCACCTACGACATGCCAAAGGTCGATTGTCGGCCAGGCGCGACCAGCGTCGCGGACTGCACCGGCGGTTATGGAAATGACAAATTCCCCTTGTCCATACGGCAGACGGGCGAATAAGACTGGAAACCCCTGACATGTTGCCTGAAGTCACCCAATTCGAAGATACCGTCACCCTCGTCAGCGACACCGGCATCCAGTTCATGGACTTTGCCCTGCGCCTCGATCCGCGCAAGGAGCCGGCCGGCGAGTTCGCCCCGATGATCAGCGGGCTGGTCTGCCGCCTGCTGTACAACGAAGCGAAGGATTTCTACTTCTACGAGCCCGAACCGGAAAAGATCGAAAAGACCAAGCCGGTGTTCAGCGTCGACATGAAAAGCAGCCTCGACCTGCTGGACGGTGTCTGGCTGCCGATCCCGTTCTTCCGCTTCATGCCACCGCACCGTTTCGACGAAGGCCCTAGCAACTGGTCGCGGATGCGCCTGGTCAAGCTGCCGGCCCCGGACATCGACGGCAACACCCACCGCCTGACCCTGGCCTTCGACAGTCGGGTCATGCCCAAGCGCGAAGGCACCGCCTACCTGGCGCCGAACGAGGAAGACATCAGCTCCGGTGTGTCCTTCAGGCTCGCCGGCCAGGCGCGCGAGCTGCGCTGGTTCCTGGCCCAGCCGTGGGTCAACGAATGGCTGCTGGAAGTGTTCAACGAGGGCAATACCCACCGCTCCCGCGAAGAACTGGATATCGACATCCGCGCCAATCACCACCTGGCCCACTACCTGAACGTGCTCAGCCTGCTGGACAAGCCGACGGCGGCGCAGCAGTCCGACAAACCGCCGAAGGTCGAGATCCCCGAGCTCAAGGTGGTCGCCAACGGCAGCAACGGCCTGGTCAAGCCGATTCCGGTGGACCTGGTGCTGGACGTCGGCAACTCGCGCACCTGCGGGATCCTGATCGAGAACCACGGTCAGGCCGGGTCCGGGCTCAAGCAGAACTACGTGCTGGAACTGCGCGACCTGATCACTCCCGAACACACCTATAACCAGCCGTTCGAAAGCCGCGTGGAGTTCTCCCAGGCCTACTTCGGCAAGGACCACTGTTCGGTCAAGAGCGGCCGGCACGATGCGTTCCAGTGGGCGACCATCGCCCGTGTCGGCAGCGAGGCCGGGCGCCTGGCCAGCCGCCGCCGGGGCACCGAGGGCTCCACCGGGCTGTCCAGCCCGAAACGCTATCTGTGGGACGAGAACGCCTACGGCCACGGCTGGCGTTTCAACTGCGCCTACGTCAAGACCGACAACGAGCCCTACGCCACCGCGGCGCCGTTCTCGCACCTGATCAACGAAACCGGCGAGGCGCTCTATGCCCTCGACGAAGACGACCGCCTGCCGGTGTTCATGCCGCGTTATTCGCGCAGCTCGCTGATGACCTTCATGCTGGCCGAGGTGCTGGCCCAGGCGCTGTCGCAGATCAACAGCCCGGCCCAGCGCTCGCGCCAGGGCCACACCCGGGTGCCGCGCCAGCTCAACAGCGTGACCCTGACCGTGCCGCCAGGCATGCCCCAGGCCGAACGCAGCATCCTCAACGAGCGCATGCTGCAGGCCATCGGCCTGGTGTGGAAAAGCCTGGGCTGGCACGCCGGCGAAGAAGACCCGCACCAGGATGAAAGCCACAAGGCACGCACGCCGATCCCAAGCATCCGCGTGGAATGGGACGAGGCTTCCTGTGGCCAATTGGTGTACCTGTACACCGAGGTCAATGAGAACTTCGCCGGGCACCCGGAAGAGTTCTTCGACACCATCGCCCGCCCGGACAAGACCGATCGCGAGCGCATCACCCTGGCGACCATCGACATCGGCGGTGGCACCACCGACCTGGTGATCACCGATTACCGCCTCGACCGCGCCGGCAACATGGGCAGCGGCAGCAACGTGCACATCGTGCCAGAGCAGCGTTTTCGCGATGGTTTCAAGGTCGCCGGCGACGACATCCTGCTCGACGTGATCCAGGACTTCATCCTGCCCAGCTTCGAAAAAGCCCTGCGCAACGCCGGCGTGCATGCTCCCGACTCGTTGATGTCGCGCCTGTGCGGCGGCGAGACGGTCAGCGTGCAGGATGAGATCCTGCGCCAGCAGCTCAACCTGCAGGTCTTCGTCCCCCTGGGCCTGGCGCTGCTCAAGGCCTACGAACACTACGACCCACAGGACCAGGCGGACGTGGTCATCCACAGCTATCGCGACCTGCTGGGCGACAACGCCATCGGCCAGACCGTGCTCGACTACGTCAACAGCGCAGTGCGGCGCGAGGTCGGCGGGCAGAGCACCTTCGACCTGTACCAGGCATCGATCGGCTTCGACCTGCAGCGCCTGCACGGCGCTTTCCTCAACGACCAGATCAACATCAGCAAGATTCTCGGCGCGCTTTGCGAGGTGGTGGCCCACTACCCGTGCGACGTGTTGCTGCTGACGGGCCGGCCGTCGCGCCTGCCCGGCGTCCTGGCCTATATCCGCAAGGTCCTGCCGCTGCCACCGGGGCGGATCCTGGCGCTGCAGAACTACCGCACCGGCGGCTGGTACCCGTTCCACAAGAACGGCCGCATCGACGACCCGAAAAGCACCGCCTCGGTCGGCGCCATGCTCTGCCTGCTGTGCGCCAATCACAGCATGCCGAACTTCTATTTCCGCTCTTCGGCGCTCAAGCCGTACTCGACGGTCAAACACATTGGCATCATCGATCAGAACAACGTGATCAAGGATGCCGATGTGCTGTATCGCGACATCCAGTCAGAAGACAACAAGATCAAGCTGCCGGTGATCGGCACCGGGGACGAGGCCGACACGCCGCAGCTGGAAATGCGCGGCGACCTGCGCCTGGGCTTCCGCCAGCTGGCCGCCGAACGCTGGGCCGCATCGCCGCTCTACACCCTGAGCTTCACCCCCGCCGGCCGCGACAAGTTTTCCCGCGCCATCGGCGAGAACGGCGAAGCGCCGCTGCTCAAGGTGCGCTTCGAGGTCAAGGGGCCGGACAAGCACACACGCAAGCACGGCCTGGTCAGCGACCGGCTCTCGGTCAGCGGCATCGAATCCAACAGCAACAACGTCAGCTTCAACCCGCGCAGCGACCTCAAGCTGGAGCTCAACACTCTGCTTGATGCCAGCCTGAGCGAGACCAAGTACTGGCTCGACAGTGGAAGTGTGAAACGCAAATGAACGACCTGACCCCCGAACAGACTCAGCTCTCGACCAGTTGGGCCGCGGTTTATGAAGGTGCCGGTCAGGCGCTGGAATGGATCGGCCAGACCCGCGGCAACGCTCCTCGGCTGGACGGCGAAGCCGACAACCTGAACCTGCGTCTGCACCGCGCGCGCAACCTGGCGCACAGCCTCGGGCGCGTCGCGTGCACGCCGATGACCATCGGCTTCTTCGGCCTGTCCCAGGCCGGCAAGTCGTACCTGATCTCGGCCCTGGCGGCGGGCCGGAACGGCAAGCTGGAGACCGATTTCGGCGGCAAGCGCCTGGACTTCATCGAGCACATCAACCCGGTGGGCGGCGGCAAGGAAGCCACCGGCCTGGTCACGCGCTTCAGCCGCCGGGCCAAGCCCAGCGACGACCCGCAGTTTCCGGTGGAGCTCAAACTGTTCAACGAGATCGAGCTGGCAAAGATCCTCGCCAACTCCTGGTTCAAGGATTTCGACCTGGAGCGGATCTCCTACGAGATCGACGAAGAACGCATCCAGCGTGTGCTCAAGCCGTTCGAAGGGCGGGAAACCGGCCCTGTGCAACCCGGGGTCAGCTCCGACGACCTGGTGTCGTTGTGGGACTACCTGCGGGACAACTTCCGCAACTCGGTGAAGAAGCTCGAGCACCTGTACTGGCCCAAGGCCCTGCAACTGGCGCCGCGCCTGAACTTCCAGGAGCGCGCCGAACTGTTCTCGATTCTCTGGGGCGAGCAACGGGAACTGGTCCGCGCCTATCAGCAGCTGGCCGGGGCGCTGCACACCCTGGGCCTGGCGGAAACCGTGTTCGCCCCGCTGCACGCCCTGGTGCGTTTTGAAAACGACGCCTACAGCCAGCGCGACAGCATCATGAACGTCGATATCCTCGAACGCTTCGGCAGCCCGCAAGACCTGCCCATCGAGGTCCGCCCACGCCTGGCCGGCAGCCTGCGCAACAGCCAGGGCATCCCCGTGGCGCAACTGGCGGCGTTGACCGCGGAAATGACCTTCCGCCTGATCGAGCCGCCCAGCGACGAGATCGTCGACCAGGTCGACCTGCTGGACTTCCCCGGCTACCGCGGGCGCAAGAAGCTCCATGACATCGCCAGCTCCAGCGACCCGGAGTCCAGCACCCGGGACAATTCCGTTTCCCAGCTGATCCTGCGGGGCAAGGTCGCCTATCTGTTCGAGCGCTACACCGACAACCAGGAAATGAACGCCCTGGTGGTCTGCACCAGCTCGACCAAGCAAAGCGACGTCAACGACGTGGGGCCGGTACTGACCCGCTGGATCGAGAAGACCCAGGGCGGCGACGCGGCAACCCGGGCCAAGCGCGAAACCGGCTTGATCTGGGCGCTGACCATGCTCGACCTGCGGGTCGGCTCCTCGCTCAAGCTGACCCCGGCGCAGTACGACGAAAGCTGGGACGGGATGGTCAAGCTGACCATGCTCGAACGCTTCGGCAGCCTGCCGTGGATGAACGACTGGGCCGGGACTCCGTTCCAGAACACCTTCCTGGTACGCAAGCCGCGCATGGACGCGGCCTTCATCAAGCAAGACGGCTCAGGGGCGGAAACCGGGATCAACCCGGATTATCAGGCGCGCCTCGACGAACTGGGGCAGAGCTTCGCCAGCAACGCCCTGGTGCGCAAGCACATCAAGGAGCCGGGCCAGGCCTGGCAGGCCATGCTCAAGACCGACGACGGCGGCATCAGCCATTTCAGCGGCAGCTTCGCCGGCGTCGCCCATACCGGCTTCAAGCTGCAACGGATTCGTGAGCAGCTGGACGAGTGCATAGAGAGCCTGACCGTCCATGGCCTGAGCACCTGGTACCACGCCGATGGCGATGGCGCCGCGGCAGCCAAGAAGGCCCAGGCGCAGATGATCCTCAGCCAGCTGGGACGGCGCCCGGCCGTGCTCGGCGAGCTGATCGACCACCTGGGCGTGCCCAGCGAAGAGATCCGCGACCTCTACCTCAGCGGCGTCTACGACAGTGACGAGGCCGAAGCGGCCAGCGACGAACCGGCCGCCCCGGCAGCGAGCCCGAGCCTGTATGGCGACGAAGGCGGCTTCGATTTCGGCGACCTGGGCGACGACCTGGGCCCGGACAGCAGCCCGGCCAGCCCCGCGGCCGCCACCCAGGCGCCGGAAGCGCAAGGCAACGAACATCGCTTCGCCAAGGCCGCTTTCACCGCCTGGATTGCCCACCTGCGCGACCTGCCGAGCCGCCAGAGCCTGCTGACGCTGTTGGGGCTGGAAAAACCGCTGGTCGAAGCCGTGGTCGACGAGCTGGTCACCGCCGGCTACCGCCAGGACCTGCCCGGCCAACTGAGCCGGGCCGTGCTCAAGCGGGCCCAGAGCGGCGCCCGCCGCGACCAGCTGGTGGAGCGCCAGGTGCTGGAAGTGCAGCGGGTGCTGCGCGACTTCGTGTCCTGGTTCGGCTACATCCAGAAGCCGATCGGCGAACGGCCCAACAGCCGCGCGGGCGCCAAGGCGCCGCTGTTCTCCTTCTACACCGACGTGGGGCCGGGCCAGGTACCGGTGCTGCCGGCGCAACCAGCGAACCAGGCGCAGCTGTTCCTGGGCGACTGGCTCTCGGGCCTGGCCTACATCACCCTGGACAATGCCGGCCATGGCGCCGGCCGCGAAATCACCCCCGAACAGAACGAAAAGCTGGGCCGCGTGCTCACAGCCTTCACAGCGAGATAAGTAATGCCCATTCGAGTCGACCTGCTCGCGTTAGAACCCAATGCACCCGGCCAGGCCCGCCTGACCGTGAAGAAATGGCAAGGCAGCGCGCAGAACCTGGAGTTCTCGATCCAGCGCAACCAGGATGCCTTCTACCTGCAGCACGGCCAGCAGTGGAGCAACAGTCCCTACTGGTTCCAGGTCTCCCGCTTCGACCAGGATGCCAGCGGCGAAGCCCTGGAAACCCTGGTCGGTCCGGAGGTCGTCGACCCGTTGCTGGAAGGCAGCGCCAACTCCAACTTCCAGATCGAGCTGCGCGAGCAAGGCCCGGGCTTCAGCGACAAGGGCGTAGTGCGCCCCGGCGCCGGCCTGTTGCCGTCCACCGCGGGCGGCCAGACCCGCTCGACCTACGACGCCGGTCACCTGGCGGCAACGGCGGCGGTCGCCCCAGAGATTCCTCAACTACCGGAACTGCCCTTGCCCGAGCCTGAGCCTGAGCCTGAGCCGGAACCCGAGCCCACCTTCGTCATCAGCGAAACCGAGCCCCTGGCGCCCCCTCTGGCGACGAAAAAGAACAAGCCGCTCTGGATCTGGCCATTGCTGCTGATCCTGGCGCTGCTGATCGCC
This portion of the Pseudomonas sp. MRSN 12121 genome encodes:
- a CDS encoding SrfA family protein, yielding MRGALLRSGKSGSFTALGETGQPVYRAALQLREAIRRKNPDMVDHLAIPQSDELGNQIDWYSGMPGDVIPWSSATEEERAPARVQLAALKTALEELSQRFLGSDPAEQQGDKAVFGKLLKRVIHFPDENFVYLVNGKPVLTFWGFEHADADRNRDPLHSLQAPAPAAPITPVAPPLAAAAAVAAPVVARPWWRRWWWLLPLLLLLLLLLLFGLRGCIPGVPLVTLPVLGTQPAEPVVEAPLDTTVVPTVNGVVTPGTAVVGSGANLGTTEVPVTGETHEAATPADIKVDPEAPSSVQTPNDPAQDSTATPPETPPATPETPAETPTQPPALTPPGPALSIPANSADGVADFLNGQFRAGAGIQDRRTGKPLRLEYQFKDGKGQVTVRRANGVNCTGPVTAAMNKGSLSIDSQGQAVCGDGSTYDMPKVDCRPGATSVADCTGGYGNDKFPLSIRQTGE
- a CDS encoding integrase — translated: MSRHKLPVGVIDFFDRTTRKINHIYRPAWLLNELESSTWVVDSGVVVRNVDGTIKGGVRLNWNRLLPSGSFTSPVYAVPLEQAKMIVVCAYDGALKVARSLRGILHFHLYLLWLAEFLAVRYGNKFSEEGFSIFGVDDVVEFLGVAEVGGVSGTGAFIQRWEDYLANSKDGIEPISLSEHLGKLGALDGNGNLNLRFAAAALGVDYKRLSQSTEFRRYLTHGFDCEAGGKSSENGASRATTALSNWMVNFCELLSSLPIQSHVEIGNPYLISDIVRPFRIGGNGRTRTLPLSTGRSLMFGCGKWMIDTYPALNYYCNEVVPLSRSIMDESNVSVFTALSISEEIVPIPDGLVSAFDAYRRMQVDPLISEAKIRTQFPFSIFLLRLHTAVCFCLIGVLTSCRRNELVDLDKSASYEVDGRFYLSVLLRKTGFDNMREPMEKPVPRLVYECLLSLNALKKLWQIIVPSSDILFKSQAFFKVNVRGASPFNVADAYVFLKELSEYLKLVDNSGERWVVLPHQLRRYFAMTFFHFGGLENSLPALSWFMGHEDIGETWRYIKESLTGKELSASEAALATSAVCSDDQSHGVQQLRNILIKHFGTEKINVMHEDELRDYLELLSEKGVYTATPIQINAGKRKRYTVAVSVREGADASTW
- a CDS encoding virulence factor SrfB, which gives rise to MLPEVTQFEDTVTLVSDTGIQFMDFALRLDPRKEPAGEFAPMISGLVCRLLYNEAKDFYFYEPEPEKIEKTKPVFSVDMKSSLDLLDGVWLPIPFFRFMPPHRFDEGPSNWSRMRLVKLPAPDIDGNTHRLTLAFDSRVMPKREGTAYLAPNEEDISSGVSFRLAGQARELRWFLAQPWVNEWLLEVFNEGNTHRSREELDIDIRANHHLAHYLNVLSLLDKPTAAQQSDKPPKVEIPELKVVANGSNGLVKPIPVDLVLDVGNSRTCGILIENHGQAGSGLKQNYVLELRDLITPEHTYNQPFESRVEFSQAYFGKDHCSVKSGRHDAFQWATIARVGSEAGRLASRRRGTEGSTGLSSPKRYLWDENAYGHGWRFNCAYVKTDNEPYATAAPFSHLINETGEALYALDEDDRLPVFMPRYSRSSLMTFMLAEVLAQALSQINSPAQRSRQGHTRVPRQLNSVTLTVPPGMPQAERSILNERMLQAIGLVWKSLGWHAGEEDPHQDESHKARTPIPSIRVEWDEASCGQLVYLYTEVNENFAGHPEEFFDTIARPDKTDRERITLATIDIGGGTTDLVITDYRLDRAGNMGSGSNVHIVPEQRFRDGFKVAGDDILLDVIQDFILPSFEKALRNAGVHAPDSLMSRLCGGETVSVQDEILRQQLNLQVFVPLGLALLKAYEHYDPQDQADVVIHSYRDLLGDNAIGQTVLDYVNSAVRREVGGQSTFDLYQASIGFDLQRLHGAFLNDQINISKILGALCEVVAHYPCDVLLLTGRPSRLPGVLAYIRKVLPLPPGRILALQNYRTGGWYPFHKNGRIDDPKSTASVGAMLCLLCANHSMPNFYFRSSALKPYSTVKHIGIIDQNNVIKDADVLYRDIQSEDNKIKLPVIGTGDEADTPQLEMRGDLRLGFRQLAAERWAASPLYTLSFTPAGRDKFSRAIGENGEAPLLKVRFEVKGPDKHTRKHGLVSDRLSVSGIESNSNNVSFNPRSDLKLELNTLLDASLSETKYWLDSGSVKRK
- a CDS encoding aldose 1-epimerase family protein: MTPLRLLVALSAFTAASHAMAWDYVLLDTDKAAQDFHITSAQLGVKPAQPFSVSLRTLHGGRQEGVSIVDIDNGAMKLSVVPTRGMNVLQASVGEVRLGWDSPVKEVVNPAFIELNGRGGLGWLEGFNELVTRCGYEWVGHPGLDNGELLTLHGRAANIPASKVTLHIDEQPPYAISLRGELKEQAFKKVDFSVATELVTEPGSSGFALNDTLTNNGDYPKEYQVLYHSNFSTPFLEEGAKFAAPVRQVSPFNDKAKADLATWQTYRGPTRDYDETVYNVVPYADANGETLTALHNKAGNLGVAVSFNTRQLPVFSLWKNTDTRGQGYVTGLEPGTSFSYNRRYQRPLNLVPTIGAKEQRQFQIRYHLLADKAAVDKTLAAIERIQDGRQTEVRPTPLVDLSKE